One window of Balneolales bacterium ANBcel1 genomic DNA carries:
- a CDS encoding NADH-quinone oxidoreductase subunit J — MEIYFFILFATLAVASAVGMILSRDTVNSALFLVLNLVSVAGIFLLLKAQFLAVIQVLVYGGAIMVLFLFVIMLLNLNSEENMLSRFSVKYAVAFFLGVIILSMLVYAIASATGTLPYISPEMEQVGTVEALGDALYTTYMLPVLATAVLLTAAVVGAILLAQRKYRKVK; from the coding sequence ATGGAGATTTACTTCTTTATCCTGTTCGCCACATTGGCAGTCGCATCTGCGGTCGGAATGATCCTCAGCAGGGATACGGTCAACAGCGCCCTGTTTCTGGTGCTTAATCTGGTTTCTGTAGCCGGAATTTTTCTTTTGCTTAAAGCACAGTTTCTGGCAGTCATTCAGGTGCTGGTTTATGGCGGGGCCATCATGGTGCTGTTCCTTTTCGTCATCATGCTGCTCAACCTCAACAGTGAAGAGAACATGCTGAGCCGCTTCAGTGTGAAATATGCCGTGGCATTTTTTCTGGGGGTTATCATTCTCTCGATGCTGGTTTATGCCATTGCCAGTGCTACCGGAACCCTTCCCTACATTTCTCCGGAGATGGAACAGGTTGGCACGGTTGAGGCCCTGGGGGATGCCCTGTACACCACCTACATGCTGCCGGTTCTGGCTACAGCTGTCCTGCTCACCGCCGCCGTGGTCGGTGCGATTCTGCTTGCTCAACGAAAATACAGAAAGGTTAAATGA
- the nuoK gene encoding NADH-quinone oxidoreductase subunit NuoK, whose amino-acid sequence MIELDWYLGLSAVLFTIGVIGVLTRKNAIVIFMCAELMLNSVNLTLVSFSAQLGDVHGQILVFFSLCVAAAEAAVGLAIIIAIFRNHLTVDITKINLLRW is encoded by the coding sequence ATGATAGAACTTGACTGGTACCTCGGCTTGTCCGCAGTGCTGTTTACCATCGGCGTCATCGGTGTTCTTACCCGTAAAAACGCCATCGTTATCTTCATGTGTGCCGAACTGATGCTGAACTCGGTTAACCTCACCCTGGTCTCATTCAGCGCCCAGCTCGGTGATGTACACGGACAGATACTCGTTTTTTTCTCCCTCTGTGTAGCCGCCGCCGAAGCTGCCGTAGGGCTGGCCATCATCATCGCCATATTTCGCAATCATCTGACCGTGGACATCACGAAAATAAACCTGCTCAGATGGTAA
- the cmk gene encoding (d)CMP kinase: MIIVIDGPAGAGKSTTAREIARQTGFDYVDSGAIYRGLTYLFTVCGNDQFEFLEKIQSHGLRFDFKGTEARVFNRGREITRDIRSGVINDHVSRVAAMPEVREVVRGILREESGNRNVVLEGRDLGTDVFPDADLKFFLTADQKARARRRYDESIEKGESVTYEEVLQNVEKRDRIDSTRAVAPLKKADDAIEIDSTSMTFDEQVTRIMEHIRSKRTGSGDNLTI; the protein is encoded by the coding sequence TTGATCATAGTCATAGATGGGCCGGCAGGTGCCGGTAAAAGTACAACCGCCAGGGAAATCGCCCGTCAGACCGGGTTTGATTATGTTGACAGCGGTGCCATCTATCGCGGGCTTACCTATCTCTTCACGGTATGCGGCAATGACCAATTCGAGTTTCTGGAAAAGATACAAAGCCACGGACTGCGATTTGATTTCAAGGGTACCGAGGCCCGGGTTTTCAACAGAGGAAGAGAAATAACCCGCGATATTCGGTCCGGTGTAATTAATGACCATGTGAGCAGGGTTGCGGCCATGCCGGAAGTAAGGGAAGTCGTTCGAGGCATCCTGCGCGAAGAATCCGGGAACCGCAACGTAGTTCTGGAAGGAAGGGATCTCGGCACGGATGTATTTCCGGATGCCGACCTCAAATTTTTTCTGACTGCCGACCAGAAAGCGCGCGCCCGGCGCAGATACGATGAAAGCATCGAAAAGGGCGAGAGTGTCACATATGAAGAAGTGTTGCAAAATGTTGAAAAGCGGGACCGGATCGATTCCACCCGTGCCGTCGCGCCTCTTAAAAAGGCGGATGATGCCATTGAAATCGATTCAACGTCCATGACGTTTGACGAGCAGGTCACAAGAATTATGGAACATATCCGTAGTAAAAGGACAGGCTCGGGCGACAATCTAACGATATAA
- the nuoL gene encoding NADH-quinone oxidoreductase subunit L, whose translation MDAYVHLVPWIVLIPLAGFLLNGIAGLASENYRTRESFIGTVSTLAVFIPFVLAAYLFIMMQGDSESASISLFTWIEAGDFSTDIGYRLDQLSLLMTLVVTGVGALIHFYSIGYMAGDEGYWKFFAFMNLFIFAMLNLVLADNMLLLFLGWEGVGLCSYLLIGFWYTDMAKSDAAKKAFLYNRVGDFAFLIAMFMIFQTIGSLRFEDILAGTALFSTDQVFLIGFLILIGATGKSAQIPLFVWLPDAMAGPTSVSALIHAATMVTSGIYVISRLSPLYMQSPELMLVVAVIGAFTAIVAATIALTRYDIKAVLAYSTVSQLGFMFLALGSGAYVAAMFHVVTHAFFKACLFLGSGSVIHAMHHVEHKLHEEGKEAHFDPQDMRFMGGLKEYLPSTYKTFLIATIAIAGIPPLAGFFSKDEILVMTFNAGMGEYGAVYIGLWAVALVTAFLTAFYMFRLTLGIFHGKFRLPEKVPQAAGADKLLHESPFTMTSVLWVLAGLSVVGGFIGIPNFVVATFTGTADVNLLSNWLDRVTLDADLILSKQVEWMLLFGSVVIALAGVFVAFMLYGEKEPESQDRRIATRLGALYQVWNDKYLLDEIYEGAIVRPTVRVSDRVLAVFDMKIIDGFVNFVGSVVQFAGSLLRYFQTGLVQSYAYGIVLGVILVVAMLLFR comes from the coding sequence ATGGACGCATACGTTCATCTTGTTCCCTGGATCGTTCTTATTCCGCTTGCGGGGTTTCTCCTAAATGGCATTGCCGGGCTTGCCTCCGAGAACTACCGGACGAGAGAATCGTTCATAGGAACGGTATCCACGCTGGCCGTATTCATCCCGTTTGTCCTGGCCGCCTATCTCTTTATCATGATGCAGGGCGATAGTGAAAGCGCCAGTATCAGCCTGTTTACCTGGATTGAGGCCGGGGATTTTTCGACGGATATCGGCTATCGCCTCGACCAGCTATCCCTGCTCATGACGCTGGTCGTAACCGGAGTCGGTGCACTTATCCATTTTTACTCCATCGGATACATGGCAGGAGATGAAGGGTACTGGAAGTTTTTTGCTTTCATGAACCTGTTTATCTTCGCCATGCTGAATCTGGTGCTGGCCGACAATATGCTGCTGTTGTTTCTCGGCTGGGAAGGCGTCGGCCTCTGCTCCTATCTGCTGATCGGGTTCTGGTACACCGACATGGCCAAATCCGATGCCGCGAAAAAGGCTTTTCTCTACAACCGGGTAGGAGATTTTGCCTTCCTGATTGCCATGTTCATGATTTTCCAGACCATCGGCTCCCTCAGGTTCGAGGATATCCTCGCCGGAACCGCGCTGTTTTCAACAGACCAGGTCTTTCTGATCGGCTTTTTGATATTGATTGGAGCCACCGGTAAAAGCGCACAGATTCCGCTTTTCGTCTGGCTGCCCGATGCCATGGCGGGACCGACATCCGTATCCGCCCTTATCCATGCCGCTACCATGGTTACCTCCGGAATCTATGTGATTTCCCGTCTGTCGCCACTGTATATGCAGTCGCCCGAACTGATGCTGGTGGTGGCCGTGATCGGAGCTTTTACCGCTATTGTCGCCGCAACCATCGCCCTGACACGCTACGACATCAAGGCTGTTCTTGCCTATTCCACAGTTTCGCAGCTGGGCTTCATGTTCCTGGCTCTTGGCTCAGGAGCTTATGTGGCTGCCATGTTCCATGTTGTCACCCATGCCTTCTTCAAAGCCTGTCTGTTTCTGGGTTCCGGTTCCGTGATTCATGCCATGCACCATGTGGAGCACAAACTGCATGAAGAGGGAAAGGAGGCTCATTTCGACCCGCAGGATATGCGCTTCATGGGAGGCCTGAAGGAATACCTCCCGTCAACCTATAAGACGTTTCTGATTGCCACGATAGCTATTGCCGGTATTCCGCCTCTGGCCGGTTTCTTCTCCAAGGATGAAATCCTTGTGATGACATTCAACGCCGGGATGGGTGAATACGGCGCCGTTTACATAGGCCTTTGGGCGGTGGCGCTTGTCACGGCTTTCCTGACTGCCTTTTACATGTTCCGTCTCACACTGGGTATCTTTCACGGGAAATTCCGTCTGCCCGAGAAGGTACCGCAAGCCGCCGGAGCCGATAAGCTACTGCATGAAAGCCCGTTTACCATGACATCGGTACTCTGGGTCCTGGCAGGCCTCTCCGTGGTGGGCGGATTTATAGGAATTCCGAATTTTGTTGTGGCCACGTTCACGGGAACGGCCGATGTCAACCTGCTTTCCAACTGGCTCGACAGGGTCACTCTGGATGCCGACCTTATCCTCAGCAAGCAGGTCGAGTGGATGCTGCTGTTCGGTTCGGTTGTGATTGCTTTAGCCGGAGTCTTTGTCGCTTTCATGCTTTACGGTGAGAAAGAGCCGGAAAGCCAGGACCGGCGAATCGCCACCAGGCTGGGGGCGCTGTATCAGGTCTGGAACGACAAATATCTGCTGGATGAGATCTATGAAGGCGCCATTGTCAGGCCGACGGTGCGTGTCTCGGACCGGGTACTTGCCGTGTTCGACATGAAGATCATCGACGGATTTGTGAATTTTGTCGGCTCTGTGGTCCAGTTCGCCGGCAGCCTGCTTCGCTATTTTCAGACCGGTCTGGTGCAGTCTTATGCCTATGGCATAGTCCTTGGAGTCATTCTCGTTGTTGCCATGCTGCTGTTCCGATAA
- a CDS encoding MoxR family ATPase, which produces MSRCNPDMQALTERIEVSSAFINEIHQELEKVVIGQRPMIDQLLTGLLADGHVLLEGVPGLAKTLTVSSLAQVIDTGFQRIQFTPDLLPADLIGTLIFNQKTGDFSVKKGPIFSNIILADEINRSPAKVQSALLEAMQERQVTIGESTYKLDSPFLVLATQNPIEQEGTYPLPEAQVDRFMLKIKVDYPSGEDELEIMRRMARTGEKTTPKRVVKPQTILDARQVINEIYMDERVEQYIVDIIMATRYPEKYDITAVDGLIEYGASPRGTINLNLASKAVAFCQHRAYVTPEDVRSIAYDVLRHRIVLTYEAEAEEIQTDNIIETILKNIQVP; this is translated from the coding sequence ATGAGTCGTTGCAATCCGGATATGCAGGCCCTTACAGAAAGAATCGAGGTCTCAAGCGCGTTTATCAATGAAATTCATCAGGAGCTGGAAAAGGTTGTCATTGGCCAGCGGCCCATGATTGACCAGCTGCTTACCGGTTTGCTTGCTGACGGACACGTTTTGCTCGAGGGAGTACCGGGCCTGGCCAAAACTCTTACTGTATCCAGCCTGGCGCAGGTGATTGACACCGGGTTTCAGCGCATCCAGTTCACCCCGGACCTGCTTCCCGCAGATCTGATCGGAACCCTGATCTTCAATCAGAAAACCGGTGATTTTTCGGTAAAAAAGGGACCGATATTTTCTAATATAATTTTGGCGGATGAAATAAACCGCTCACCTGCCAAGGTACAGAGCGCCCTGCTCGAGGCGATGCAGGAACGCCAGGTAACCATTGGCGAATCTACCTACAAGCTCGACAGCCCGTTTCTTGTGCTCGCAACGCAGAACCCTATCGAGCAGGAGGGTACATATCCGCTCCCCGAAGCCCAGGTAGACCGATTCATGTTGAAAATCAAAGTCGATTACCCCTCCGGAGAAGACGAACTGGAGATCATGCGCCGGATGGCGCGCACAGGTGAGAAAACGACGCCGAAAAGAGTCGTCAAGCCCCAAACCATTCTTGATGCCCGCCAGGTAATAAATGAGATTTACATGGATGAGCGTGTGGAGCAGTATATCGTTGATATTATAATGGCTACACGGTATCCCGAAAAATATGATATAACCGCTGTTGACGGATTGATTGAATATGGTGCATCTCCCAGAGGCACCATTAATTTAAACCTGGCATCAAAAGCCGTAGCCTTTTGCCAGCACAGAGCCTACGTAACTCCCGAAGATGTTCGATCCATCGCGTACGATGTTCTTCGACACCGTATTGTTTTAACTTATGAAGCAGAGGCTGAAGAAATACAAACAGATAACATTATAGAAACCATATTAAAAAACATCCAGGTACCATAA
- the rpsT gene encoding 30S ribosomal protein S20, with protein MPQHKSAEKRVRQSAKRRLANRDKRSKMRTLSRKVFEAGDKEQAQALLVDAVSYIDRLACKGLVHKNNAANKKSRLVRHVNNLG; from the coding sequence ATGCCGCAACATAAATCAGCAGAAAAACGTGTTCGCCAATCCGCAAAGCGTCGTCTTGCCAACCGTGACAAGCGATCCAAAATGAGAACGTTAAGCCGCAAGGTGTTCGAGGCCGGCGACAAAGAACAGGCACAGGCGCTGCTTGTTGATGCCGTTTCCTACATCGATCGTCTTGCCTGCAAGGGGCTTGTCCACAAAAACAACGCTGCCAACAAAAAGTCAAGGCTGGTTCGGCACGTGAACAACCTCGGGTAA
- the rpsA gene encoding 30S ribosomal protein S1, giving the protein MTDEVKKDQKIEEAPENIKPAEEQAEKAAASNEDEVKETAAEKKDTAAEKADDTATEKETEEIKSAEEEGAGEKADAEEAQKDVEEAPEEAGGVEETAGEEPELTEQQSEPEAEELDESSIPTFSGLVGDKVYNLDELQEASEEYDDDQFNQMVKMYEGTLTSFTEKEIVTGRVLSVDEKYVIVDIGFKSEGIVPINEFKDPENLNIGDEVEVFLDKVEDRDGQLVLSRRKADSLRTWQDIEEAHNTEKIIEGYIKRRIKGGMVVDIHGIDAFLPGSQIDVRPVRDFDAYVGRTMEFMVVKLNMSSENVVVSHRALVESDLEEQREQILASMEPGQILEGVVKNITDFGVFIDLGGVDGLLHITDLSWGRVEHPSEIVRLDQRLNVVVLEFDEERKRISLGLKQLQPHPWDEIDSKYPENVQVQGKVVSIADYGAFIELEKGVEGLVHISEMSWTQHIKHPSQLVEKNQVIECVVLNINKDERKVSLGVKQLQSDPWEDLLERYPVGSRHKGVVRNLTNFGVFVELEPGIDGLVHISDMSWTEKVNHPSEIVNKGEELEVVILSVDFDNRRISLGHKQVQQNPWEKYAVEYAVGNEVEITVTKVTDKGVFGQLPLGVEAFMPAREAENGDSLKESYKEDETVKVVVTDFDENNKSIVVSQNKIGQMDEAKQKASAKGKKKEAQAEPAASGKLTLGEMSGLKDLKERLQKKEEESGNEDTKE; this is encoded by the coding sequence ATGACCGATGAAGTAAAAAAGGATCAAAAAATCGAAGAAGCTCCTGAAAATATCAAACCGGCTGAAGAACAGGCGGAAAAAGCAGCAGCGAGCAATGAAGATGAGGTGAAAGAGACGGCCGCTGAGAAAAAAGATACGGCTGCAGAAAAAGCGGATGACACTGCCACTGAAAAGGAGACGGAAGAGATAAAGAGCGCGGAAGAAGAGGGCGCCGGCGAAAAAGCCGATGCAGAAGAGGCGCAAAAGGATGTTGAGGAAGCTCCGGAAGAAGCAGGCGGTGTTGAAGAAACTGCCGGTGAAGAACCCGAACTCACTGAACAGCAGAGCGAACCGGAGGCCGAAGAGTTAGATGAATCCAGCATCCCCACCTTCAGCGGTCTGGTTGGAGACAAGGTGTATAATCTGGATGAATTGCAGGAAGCTTCCGAAGAATACGATGATGACCAGTTCAATCAGATGGTCAAAATGTATGAAGGAACCCTGACCTCCTTCACCGAAAAAGAGATTGTTACCGGCCGGGTCCTTTCAGTCGACGAGAAATATGTAATAGTCGATATCGGTTTTAAGTCCGAGGGCATTGTCCCTATTAATGAATTCAAGGATCCCGAGAACCTGAACATCGGTGATGAAGTAGAAGTTTTCCTTGACAAGGTTGAAGACCGGGACGGCCAGCTGGTGCTTTCGCGCCGCAAAGCGGACTCCCTCCGTACATGGCAGGATATTGAAGAGGCCCACAACACCGAAAAAATCATTGAGGGCTATATCAAGCGCCGTATCAAAGGTGGAATGGTGGTGGACATCCACGGTATTGACGCCTTCCTTCCCGGATCTCAGATTGACGTGCGCCCGGTACGCGATTTTGACGCCTATGTCGGAAGAACCATGGAGTTCATGGTGGTCAAACTGAATATGTCCAGTGAAAATGTGGTGGTTTCACACCGCGCCCTGGTTGAGTCCGACCTGGAAGAGCAGCGTGAGCAAATACTTGCCAGCATGGAGCCCGGACAAATTCTGGAAGGTGTGGTTAAAAACATCACCGACTTTGGTGTGTTTATCGACCTTGGCGGAGTGGACGGACTGCTGCACATCACCGACCTCTCATGGGGACGCGTGGAGCATCCCTCCGAAATCGTACGCCTTGACCAGCGTCTTAACGTGGTCGTTCTTGAATTTGATGAGGAGCGAAAGCGGATATCACTCGGCCTCAAGCAACTCCAGCCTCACCCCTGGGACGAGATTGACAGCAAGTATCCCGAAAACGTCCAGGTGCAGGGTAAAGTGGTCTCCATTGCCGATTATGGCGCGTTCATTGAACTGGAGAAGGGCGTAGAAGGCCTGGTCCACATCAGTGAAATGTCTTGGACCCAGCACATCAAGCACCCTTCACAGCTGGTCGAAAAGAACCAGGTTATCGAGTGCGTAGTGCTGAACATCAACAAGGACGAACGCAAGGTGTCCCTTGGTGTCAAGCAGCTGCAATCGGATCCGTGGGAAGATCTTCTGGAGCGATATCCGGTTGGTTCCAGGCACAAAGGAGTGGTCCGGAACCTCACCAACTTCGGTGTCTTCGTGGAACTGGAGCCCGGAATCGACGGACTGGTACATATTTCCGATATGAGCTGGACCGAAAAAGTGAATCACCCGAGCGAAATCGTCAACAAGGGCGAAGAGCTGGAAGTGGTTATTCTCTCCGTTGACTTTGACAACCGCCGAATTTCACTTGGCCACAAGCAGGTACAGCAGAATCCCTGGGAGAAATATGCTGTGGAATATGCCGTAGGCAATGAAGTGGAAATAACGGTAACAAAAGTCACTGACAAGGGAGTTTTCGGTCAGCTGCCGCTCGGCGTTGAGGCGTTCATGCCGGCGCGTGAAGCTGAAAACGGCGACTCGCTGAAAGAGTCCTATAAAGAGGATGAAACCGTCAAGGTGGTCGTTACCGATTTTGATGAAAACAACAAAAGTATTGTTGTCAGTCAAAACAAGATCGGCCAGATGGATGAAGCCAAACAGAAAGCTTCCGCCAAGGGTAAAAAGAAGGAAGCTCAGGCCGAGCCTGCCGCTTCAGGAAAGTTGACTCTGGGAGAAATGTCGGGGCTCAAGGACCTGAAGGAGAGGCTGCAGAAGAAGGAAGAAGAGTCAGGAAATGAAGACACCAAAGAGTAA
- a CDS encoding NADH-quinone oxidoreductase subunit M translates to MELLLNIVIYLPLFGALLLLVIRQEEWVKWTSLLVTTATFALSLPLLFQFDITAAGTVQYMTVSEPFLGDWDVKYMMGLDGLSMLLFMLTTFMAPIVVLSAWRSVTKHVAGFFSMLLILQTGSLGVFAAMDLFMFYIFFELTQIPMFFLIGIWGGSDRIYATVKFFIYTLVGWLLMLVALIYLGYAAGNMVNDGVFTTDWRLLTDPAFQLGLVEQTWLFLAFGFAFCIKVPIFPFHSWLPLAHTEAPTAGSVVLAAIALKMGTYAVMRFLIPLFPNAAIAFAPMFAVLGVIGIIYGALVAMVQKDIKKLVAYSSISHLGFVVLGMFAFNTTGAQGAIIQMVNHGLSTGALFIIVGMLYERRHTRMIADFGGIATKMPVFTVMFMMATLASIGLPGLNGFVGEFLILVGAFSSDVLGSYWYAVIGALGVILAAAYMLWMFQRVMFGPITNEANNNLTDINAREIAVLVPLMIFIVWIGIRPGDFTKYSEVEVTRLLDDTRERAELVARNATQSDLPGWAQHLYDVTPQYAVILEEEKKEVTQ, encoded by the coding sequence ATGGAGTTACTGCTAAATATCGTCATCTACCTGCCCCTGTTCGGGGCGTTGCTGCTGCTTGTAATCAGGCAGGAGGAGTGGGTCAAATGGACCAGCCTGCTGGTGACCACAGCCACCTTTGCACTGTCACTTCCGCTGCTCTTCCAATTTGACATCACCGCAGCAGGAACTGTGCAGTATATGACCGTTTCTGAACCGTTTCTCGGTGACTGGGACGTCAAATATATGATGGGCCTGGACGGCTTGAGCATGCTGCTGTTCATGCTGACTACCTTCATGGCGCCCATTGTGGTGCTTTCGGCGTGGCGATCGGTCACCAAGCACGTGGCGGGCTTTTTTTCCATGCTCCTTATACTCCAGACCGGATCGCTCGGCGTTTTCGCGGCCATGGATCTGTTCATGTTCTACATCTTCTTCGAACTGACCCAGATCCCCATGTTTTTCCTGATCGGTATCTGGGGAGGCTCCGACCGTATCTACGCCACCGTCAAGTTTTTTATCTATACGCTGGTAGGATGGCTGCTGATGCTTGTCGCATTGATCTATTTAGGGTACGCCGCCGGAAATATGGTCAATGACGGCGTGTTTACCACTGACTGGCGGCTACTGACCGACCCCGCCTTCCAGCTCGGACTGGTGGAACAGACCTGGCTCTTTCTGGCTTTCGGCTTCGCATTCTGCATCAAGGTTCCCATCTTCCCCTTTCACAGCTGGCTTCCCTTGGCTCATACCGAGGCGCCGACCGCCGGGTCTGTGGTGCTTGCAGCCATCGCCCTGAAAATGGGTACCTACGCCGTCATGCGTTTCCTCATTCCGCTTTTCCCGAATGCCGCGATCGCGTTCGCGCCCATGTTCGCGGTGCTGGGTGTGATCGGCATCATCTACGGAGCGCTGGTCGCCATGGTGCAAAAAGATATCAAAAAGCTGGTGGCGTACTCTTCTATCAGTCACCTCGGATTCGTGGTGCTGGGAATGTTTGCCTTCAATACGACCGGGGCGCAGGGAGCCATCATCCAGATGGTCAACCACGGCCTTTCCACCGGAGCGCTCTTTATCATTGTGGGCATGCTCTATGAGCGGCGCCATACGCGGATGATCGCGGACTTCGGCGGGATCGCCACGAAAATGCCGGTATTTACGGTGATGTTCATGATGGCTACGCTGGCTTCCATCGGACTGCCCGGTCTGAACGGCTTTGTAGGCGAGTTTCTGATTCTGGTAGGGGCGTTCAGCTCGGATGTGCTGGGTTCGTACTGGTATGCCGTCATCGGTGCTCTTGGGGTCATTCTGGCGGCGGCCTATATGCTCTGGATGTTCCAGCGGGTTATGTTCGGCCCCATCACCAACGAAGCAAACAACAATCTGACCGACATAAACGCACGCGAGATCGCGGTCCTTGTTCCGTTGATGATCTTTATTGTCTGGATTGGAATCCGGCCCGGCGATTTCACGAAATACTCGGAAGTGGAAGTTACCCGGCTACTGGATGATACCCGCGAACGGGCGGAGCTAGTAGCGCGAAATGCGACACAGTCCGACCTGCCGGGATGGGCGCAACATCTCTATGATGTGACTCCGCAGTATGCCGTAATTCTGGAAGAAGAAAAAAAGGAGGTGACACAATGA
- the nadA gene encoding quinolinate synthase NadA, producing MPGTVSQAASVSDTYEHLSKLLDKIVPESEIRVKAEIAFEINRLKKEKNAVILGHNYMEPALFYSIPDHVGDSLGLARIAAESDAKRIVFCGVRFMAETAKILNPDRMVLLPAEVAGCSLAASITAQDVRDLKARYPGIPVVTYINTYADVKAETDVCCTSSNASDIVSKLDSDSVICLPDEFLAKNIANETGKKVIYPGSDRSGHNDMVVWDGRCEVHDKFTVADIDNARRQFPDTVVVAHPECSPEVVQAADYSGSTTAMVRFVRESDAERFLILTECAMGDNIAAENPDKEMLRMCSIRCPHMNEITLEDTLRSLREDVYQIEVEESIRVRAKKSLDRMLEMS from the coding sequence ATGCCTGGTACAGTGTCACAAGCAGCTTCGGTTTCCGATACGTATGAACATCTCAGCAAACTGCTTGACAAGATTGTTCCGGAATCCGAAATACGCGTGAAAGCGGAAATTGCCTTTGAGATCAACAGGCTGAAAAAGGAGAAAAACGCGGTTATCCTGGGGCACAATTACATGGAACCCGCGCTCTTTTACAGTATCCCCGATCATGTGGGCGACTCATTGGGTCTGGCCAGGATTGCTGCCGAATCCGATGCTAAACGCATCGTGTTCTGCGGTGTACGCTTCATGGCGGAAACCGCCAAAATTTTGAATCCGGACCGCATGGTGCTGCTTCCCGCCGAAGTGGCCGGGTGTTCGCTTGCCGCCAGTATTACGGCGCAGGATGTCCGCGATCTCAAAGCCCGATACCCGGGAATCCCTGTGGTCACCTATATCAATACCTACGCCGATGTGAAGGCCGAAACCGATGTATGCTGCACTTCAAGCAATGCATCCGATATTGTGAGCAAGCTTGACAGCGATTCGGTGATCTGTCTTCCGGATGAATTTCTGGCAAAAAACATCGCAAATGAAACCGGGAAGAAGGTAATCTATCCGGGAAGCGACCGCTCGGGGCACAACGATATGGTAGTATGGGACGGACGCTGTGAAGTACATGACAAGTTTACGGTCGCGGATATTGATAATGCCCGCAGGCAGTTTCCCGATACCGTTGTTGTGGCACATCCGGAGTGTTCGCCGGAAGTGGTGCAGGCGGCGGACTATAGCGGATCAACCACGGCCATGGTCCGTTTTGTGCGCGAATCGGACGCCGAGCGATTTCTCATTCTCACGGAATGTGCCATGGGGGATAATATCGCGGCAGAGAACCCGGACAAGGAGATGCTCCGGATGTGCAGCATACGCTGCCCGCATATGAATGAAATAACACTCGAGGATACGCTGCGGTCGTTGAGGGAGGATGTGTATCAGATAGAAGTTGAGGAGAGCATCCGGGTACGTGCCAAAAAATCCCTGGACCGCATGCTGGAAATGAGCTGA